In one Photobacterium swingsii genomic region, the following are encoded:
- a CDS encoding DUF2000 domain-containing protein produces MTSVSSENEKRFVAVLNKKIELGRSLNVLGHLSVGLTNQLEVNEALFVDYQDGDGGIHPSLSHYPFIVLKADNSNKIRKARELAIEQGIKFTDFTHTMIEGGSTVQQHTTSQTKEQELEYLGIAFFGDSEALKNITKKFSLYK; encoded by the coding sequence ATGACATCGGTATCTAGTGAGAACGAAAAACGATTTGTCGCAGTATTAAACAAAAAAATAGAACTAGGCCGCTCTCTCAATGTGTTGGGGCACTTAAGTGTTGGACTGACTAACCAACTGGAAGTAAATGAAGCGCTGTTTGTTGATTACCAAGATGGCGACGGAGGCATTCACCCAAGCTTGTCCCACTACCCTTTTATTGTATTAAAAGCAGATAACTCAAACAAAATCAGAAAAGCACGTGAACTAGCTATCGAGCAAGGCATCAAATTTACCGACTTTACTCATACTATGATTGAGGGGGGATCAACGGTTCAGCAACACACCACCAGCCAAACCAAAGAACAAGAACTCGAATACCTTGGCATCGCCTTTTTTGGCGATAGCGAAGCACTTAAAAACATTACCAAGAAATTCAGCTTGTATAAATAA
- a CDS encoding Lrp/AsnC family transcriptional regulator → MDRFDDRILRELESNGRLTNVELAERIGLSTSATLRRVQELERSGVIKGYRAVLDRNKLGMGFIAYVTIGLSSHSKHAQLAFEESVRHAIEVKECHNITGVSEYLLRIETADLSAYKRFHADVLGEIPQVNAITTMVVMDSPKEAG, encoded by the coding sequence ATGGATAGATTTGACGATAGAATATTGCGTGAACTTGAATCCAATGGTCGGCTGACAAATGTCGAGTTAGCAGAAAGAATTGGTTTATCAACGTCTGCGACCTTACGTCGGGTGCAAGAGCTTGAACGTAGTGGGGTAATCAAAGGTTACCGCGCAGTATTGGATAGAAATAAATTGGGAATGGGTTTTATCGCTTACGTCACTATTGGGTTATCAAGCCATAGTAAGCACGCTCAGTTAGCATTCGAAGAGAGCGTTAGACATGCTATTGAAGTGAAAGAGTGTCATAACATTACAGGTGTGAGTGAGTACCTGTTGCGTATAGAAACGGCAGATTTGTCGGCTTACAAACGTTTTCATGCGGATGTGCTGGGTGAGATCCCGCAAGTGAATGCGATTACCACCATGGTCGTAATGGATAGCCCAAAAGAAGCGGGCTAA